Genomic window (Egicoccus halophilus):
GGCGTCGGTGTTCGAGGAGCACCTGCGGTCGCGCAACAGCCAGGCACGGCTGATCCCACACCTGCAGGAGATCAACGACGAGTCGTACGCCATCTGCAAGGCCGACCTGCTCATCAAGGGGCAGGATGCCGACAACGTCGCGTTCGGTAACAGCCTCACCGAAGACGCCTTCCCGACGCTCGCAGCCGACTACGCCATCACCAACCCGCCGTTCGGGGTCGACTGGAAGGGCTACGCCGCCCCGCTCGAGCGCGAACACGCCGAGCTCGGTCACGATGGCCGGTTCGGACCGGGCCTGCCCGCCAAGGGCGACGGACAGCTGCTGTTCCTGCTGCACCTGCTGTCCAAGCTCAAGCCCTACGACCACGCCACCGGCACCGGCGGCGGACGGCTCGCGATCATCATGAACGGCTCGCCGCTGTTCTCCGGCGCTCCCGGCGGTGGCGAATCGGAGATCCGCCGCTACCTGATCGAGAACGACCTGCTCGAGGCAATCGTCGCGCTGCCCGACCAGCTGTTCTACAACACCGGCATCTCGACCTACATCTGGATCATCACCAACCGCAAGGCACCCGAACGCACCGGGAACGTCCAGCTCATCGACGCCCGCCAGCAGTTCCGCAAGATGCGCAAGAGCCTCGGCGCCAAGCGCAACGAGCTCGCCGATGAGCACATCGAACGCATCGTCGCCCTCTACCACGGCCTCGACGCCGATGGGGAGCAAGCCAAGCTCATCCCCAATCACCGGTTCGGGTTCCGCCGCGTCACCATCGAACGACCGCTACGGGCCCGCTACGAGGGGGGTGCTGCAGCCGTCGAACGGCTCCGCACCTCACCCGACTGGAACGCCGCACAGGTCCGCAAGTCCGACGCCGACCGCGCCGAGGACATCCTGGCCGGCATCGAACAGACCGTCGCCGACCTGCCGGCGAACGGGCTCACCGCGGCCGACGCCATCACCCGCGTCAAGAAGGCCGACGGCTTCACGGCACTGCTGAAAAAGGCCAAGGACGCCATTGCCGCCGCGCTCACCGTCCCCGACCCGGACGCTGAGCCAGTCGTCGACGCCAAGGGCCGTCCGCAGCCCGACCCAGACCTGCGCGGGCAGGAAGCCGTCCCGCTGCCAGACACCTACCAGCCCGACGACGACACTATCGACGTGCTCACCGACGGCGTCGATGACCACCTCAAGGCCGAGGTCCTCCCACACGCCCCCGACGCCTGGGTCGACCACACCAAGACCAAGCTCGGCTACGAGATCCCCTTCACCCGCATCTTTTACCGCTACCAGCCGCCCCGCCCCCTCGCCGAGATCGACGCCGATATCAAGCAAGTCGAAGCCGAAATTTTTCAGCTTCTCGCCGAGGTCACCGAATGACCGCCACTCCGACGGTCCCGCTGGGACATCTTGCACTTGTGCGACCGAGCAGCGTCGACAAGGTTGCCAACGAGAGCGAGACACCGGTGCGCCTCTGCAACTACACCGACGTTTACTACGGCGACCGCATCACGAACGAGCTGTCGTTCATGCAAGGCACAGCCACAGCTGGCGAGATCAGACGCTTTGAACTACAGCGTGACGACGTCCTCATCACCAAAGACTCCGAGACCGCAGACGACATCGCAATCGCCGCCTGGGTCGCCGAGGACCTCCCGGGAACGGTGCTCGGGTACCACACAAGCCTTCTCCGTCCACGCGCAGGAATCGACGGTCGGTTCCTCTACTGGGCCCTCCAGGCGCATCCACTGCGCGACTACTTCGAACAGCACGCCCGCGGCGTGACGCGGCACGCCCTACGACAGCAGGATGTGACCCAAGCGCCCGTCCCGCGCCCTTCGCTTGCCGTGCAGCGGCGCATCGCGGATTACCTCGACACCGAGACCGCCAGCATCGATCGGCTGCTCGAGAGGAACGCAGACCTGCAACAACTGGTCTTGGAACGCCTTGAGGCGTTCATCGAGTACCGGATATGGGGATCCAGCCCCGAGTTGGTGCCCCTGCAGTACAGAACTACACGGCTCACGGTGGGAGTCGTAGTCCGTCCCGCAGAGTTGATGGCGCCGGCAGGGCCGCCGTTTCTGCGAGGCGTCAACATCGAACGCAACCACGTTCTGCCGAGCAATCTGGTCCACATCGACGCGGACGCCAACAAGGCGAACTCCAAGAGCATGCTTGAGCCCGGCGACGTATTGATGGTTCGTACGGGAGATGCTGGCGTTTCCGCTGTCGTCCCTGAGTG
Coding sequences:
- a CDS encoding type I restriction-modification system subunit M, with the protein product MAAYTHGEAVGLIWAIADLLRGTYKAHDYGDVILPLVVLRRLDQALLDTKQAVLERDTKLAEQGIENREPVLRSVSGRSFYNTHQLTFDRLIDDEDNVPANLRAYIEAFSPNARDVIEKFGFDTQIDKLHGANLLYPILARFVDIDLHPNRVSNLDMGYLFEELIRRFAEQSNETAGEHFTPREVIALCVELLAAADWDRLAQPGAIVTMLDSCAGTGGMASVFEEHLRSRNSQARLIPHLQEINDESYAICKADLLIKGQDADNVAFGNSLTEDAFPTLAADYAITNPPFGVDWKGYAAPLEREHAELGHDGRFGPGLPAKGDGQLLFLLHLLSKLKPYDHATGTGGGRLAIIMNGSPLFSGAPGGGESEIRRYLIENDLLEAIVALPDQLFYNTGISTYIWIITNRKAPERTGNVQLIDARQQFRKMRKSLGAKRNELADEHIERIVALYHGLDADGEQAKLIPNHRFGFRRVTIERPLRARYEGGAAAVERLRTSPDWNAAQVRKSDADRAEDILAGIEQTVADLPANGLTAADAITRVKKADGFTALLKKAKDAIAAALTVPDPDAEPVVDAKGRPQPDPDLRGQEAVPLPDTYQPDDDTIDVLTDGVDDHLKAEVLPHAPDAWVDHTKTKLGYEIPFTRIFYRYQPPRPLAEIDADIKQVEAEIFQLLAEVTE
- a CDS encoding restriction endonuclease subunit S, whose translation is MTATPTVPLGHLALVRPSSVDKVANESETPVRLCNYTDVYYGDRITNELSFMQGTATAGEIRRFELQRDDVLITKDSETADDIAIAAWVAEDLPGTVLGYHTSLLRPRAGIDGRFLYWALQAHPLRDYFEQHARGVTRHALRQQDVTQAPVPRPSLAVQRRIADYLDTETASIDRLLERNADLQQLVLERLEAFIEYRIWGSSPELVPLQYRTTRLTVGVVVRPAELMAPAGPPFLRGVNIERNHVLPSNLVHIDADANKANSKSMLEPGDVLMVRTGDAGVSAVVPEWAIGGNSSGLLLIRPDRRLIDPVFLAYTLNSGLAREHIRLRTQGAIQQSFPTSELGGIPVPNIPLEAQGAVVEEVSSLAARVRDGVDRLRRQAELLWERRRALITAAVTGELEV